The following are encoded together in the Methylorubrum sp. B1-46 genome:
- the gcvP gene encoding aminomethyl-transferring glycine dehydrogenase, with amino-acid sequence MKYDRHDPFDFAARRHIGPKLSEIDQMLETVGAKSLHALIDETLPPDIRQAEYIDFGVSLTERRSLEKLRATANKNRLLVSLIGQGYHGTTMPPAIQRNIFENPAWYTAYSPYQPEISQGRLEALLNFQTLVCDLTALDVANASLLDEATAAAEAMGMARRVAKSDRNAFFVDRDCLPQTIAVLRTRAAPLGWDIVVGDPFADLDPSAVFGALFQYPGVNGAVHDFSALIAALHEAGALAAVAADPLALTLLKAPGEMGADIAVGSMQRYGVPMGYGGPHAAYMATRDAHKRALPGRIVGVSVDARGNRSYRLALQTREQHIRREKATSNICTSQVLLAVIASMFAVYHGPAGLKAIALRVHRDAVRLAAGLEKLGFTVEPAHFFDTVTVRVGAFQGVILKSAVENGVNLRRIGTDRIGISVDQRTRPDIIQAVWRAFGGTDLAYDEAYPEPRLPAELERTSEYLTHPIFHMNRAESEMTRYMRRLADRDLALDRAMIPLGSCTMKLNATAEMLPISWPEFSELHPFVPEDQALGYKELIDDLSQKLCAITGYDAISMQPNSGAQGEYAGLLAIRRYHLSRGEGHRTVCLIPSSAHGTNPASAQMCGMSVVVVGADAHGNIDVEDFAKKAEQHADKLAACMITYPSTHGVFEARVRELCDIVHRHGGQVYLDGANLNAMVGLARPGDIGADVSHLNLHKTFCIPHGGGGPGMGPIGVKTHLIPFLPSDPRSGEEGAVSAAAFGSASILPISWSYCLMMGGRGLTQATRVAILNANYIARRLDGAYSILYAGRNGRVAHECIVDVRPFQKSAGVTVEDIAKRLIDCGFHPPTMSWPVAGTLMIEPTESETKAEIDRFCDAMLAIREEIRAIEEGRMDRANNPLKNAPHTVQDLIGAWERPYSREEACFPSGSLRMDKYWPPVNRVDNAYGDRNLVCSCPPTEAYGEAAE; translated from the coding sequence ATGAAATACGATCGCCACGATCCCTTCGATTTCGCCGCCCGCCGCCATATCGGCCCGAAGCTCTCCGAGATCGACCAGATGCTGGAGACGGTCGGCGCGAAGTCGCTGCACGCGCTGATCGACGAGACGCTGCCCCCCGACATCCGGCAGGCGGAATACATCGATTTCGGGGTGTCTCTGACCGAGCGGCGCTCGCTGGAGAAGCTGCGCGCCACCGCCAACAAGAACCGCTTGCTCGTCTCGCTGATCGGCCAGGGCTACCACGGCACGACCATGCCGCCGGCGATCCAGCGCAACATCTTCGAGAACCCGGCTTGGTACACCGCCTACTCGCCGTATCAGCCCGAGATCAGCCAGGGCCGGCTGGAGGCGCTCCTCAACTTCCAGACCCTGGTCTGCGACCTCACCGCGCTCGACGTCGCCAACGCCTCGCTGCTCGACGAGGCAACTGCCGCGGCGGAGGCCATGGGCATGGCGCGTCGCGTGGCGAAGTCGGACAGGAACGCCTTCTTCGTCGATCGCGACTGCCTGCCCCAGACCATCGCCGTGCTGCGGACCCGCGCCGCGCCGCTCGGCTGGGACATCGTGGTCGGCGATCCCTTCGCGGATCTGGACCCGTCCGCCGTCTTCGGGGCGTTGTTCCAGTATCCCGGCGTGAACGGCGCCGTTCACGACTTTTCCGCTCTCATCGCCGCGCTGCATGAGGCCGGAGCACTCGCCGCGGTCGCGGCTGACCCGCTGGCGCTGACGCTGCTGAAGGCGCCGGGTGAGATGGGCGCCGACATCGCGGTGGGCTCGATGCAGCGCTACGGTGTGCCGATGGGCTACGGCGGCCCGCACGCCGCCTACATGGCGACCCGAGACGCCCACAAGCGGGCGCTGCCCGGCCGCATCGTCGGCGTCTCGGTCGATGCCCGCGGCAACCGCTCCTATCGCCTCGCGCTCCAGACCCGCGAGCAGCATATTCGCCGCGAGAAGGCGACCTCGAACATCTGCACCAGCCAAGTGCTGCTCGCGGTCATCGCCTCGATGTTCGCGGTCTATCACGGACCGGCCGGCCTCAAGGCAATCGCCCTGCGGGTCCATCGCGACGCCGTGCGCCTCGCCGCGGGCCTGGAGAAGCTCGGCTTCACGGTCGAGCCCGCGCACTTCTTCGACACGGTCACCGTTCGGGTCGGCGCGTTCCAGGGCGTGATCCTGAAGAGCGCGGTCGAGAACGGCGTGAACCTGCGCCGGATCGGCACCGACCGCATCGGCATCAGCGTCGATCAGCGCACCCGGCCCGACATCATCCAGGCGGTTTGGCGCGCCTTCGGCGGCACCGATCTCGCCTACGACGAGGCCTATCCCGAGCCGCGTCTGCCGGCCGAACTGGAGCGGACCTCGGAATACCTGACCCACCCGATCTTCCACATGAACCGGGCCGAGAGCGAGATGACGCGCTACATGCGCCGCCTCGCGGATCGCGACCTCGCCCTCGACCGGGCGATGATCCCGCTCGGCTCCTGCACGATGAAGCTCAACGCCACCGCCGAGATGCTGCCGATCTCCTGGCCGGAATTTTCGGAGCTGCACCCCTTCGTGCCCGAGGATCAGGCGCTCGGTTACAAAGAGCTCATCGACGACCTCTCGCAAAAGCTCTGCGCGATCACCGGCTACGACGCGATCTCGATGCAGCCGAATTCCGGCGCGCAGGGCGAGTATGCGGGGCTGCTCGCCATCCGCCGCTACCACCTCTCGCGCGGGGAGGGGCACCGCACGGTCTGCCTGATCCCGTCGTCTGCCCACGGCACCAACCCGGCTTCGGCGCAGATGTGCGGCATGAGCGTGGTGGTGGTCGGGGCAGACGCCCACGGCAATATCGACGTCGAGGATTTTGCGAAGAAGGCCGAGCAGCACGCGGACAAGCTGGCCGCCTGCATGATCACCTATCCCTCGACCCACGGCGTGTTCGAAGCGCGGGTGCGCGAACTCTGCGACATCGTCCACCGGCACGGGGGCCAGGTCTATCTCGACGGGGCCAACCTCAACGCCATGGTCGGGTTGGCCCGGCCTGGCGATATCGGCGCCGATGTCAGCCACCTCAACCTGCACAAGACCTTCTGCATCCCGCATGGCGGCGGCGGGCCGGGCATGGGGCCGATCGGCGTCAAGACGCACCTGATCCCGTTCCTGCCCTCCGATCCGCGCTCGGGCGAGGAAGGCGCGGTCTCGGCCGCCGCCTTCGGTTCGGCCTCGATCCTGCCGATCTCGTGGAGCTACTGCCTGATGATGGGCGGGCGCGGCCTGACCCAGGCGACGCGGGTGGCGATCCTCAACGCCAACTACATCGCCCGGCGGCTCGATGGGGCCTATTCCATCCTTTACGCCGGCCGGAACGGGCGCGTGGCGCATGAATGCATCGTCGATGTGCGCCCGTTCCAAAAGAGCGCGGGCGTCACCGTCGAGGACATCGCCAAGCGCCTGATCGATTGCGGCTTCCACCCGCCGACCATGAGCTGGCCGGTGGCCGGTACGCTGATGATCGAGCCGACTGAATCCGAGACGAAGGCCGAGATCGATCGCTTCTGCGACGCCATGCTGGCGATCCGGGAAGAAATCCGGGCGATCGAGGAGGGGCGGATGGATCGAGCGAACAACCCGCTCAAGAACGCGCCGCACACGGTACAGGACCTGATCGGCGCCTGGGAACGGCCCTATTCGCGAGAGGAGGCATGCTTCCCGTCGGGGTCCTTGCGCATGGACAAGTACTGGCCGCCGGTGAATCGCGTCGACAACGCCTACGGCGACCGCAACCTCGTCTGCTCCTGCCCGCCGACCGAGGCGTATGGTGAGGCGGCGGAGTAG
- the gcvH gene encoding glycine cleavage system protein GcvH, with translation MLRFTDEHEWLRLDGDVATVGITAHAAEQLGDLVFVELPKVGAKLTKGEAAAVVESVKAASDVYAPLSGEVTEVNEAAVSDPASVGADPQGGGWLYRLKLDDPSAMDGLMDEAAYAEFAK, from the coding sequence ATGCTGCGTTTCACCGACGAGCACGAATGGCTGCGCCTCGACGGCGACGTCGCCACGGTCGGCATCACGGCGCATGCCGCCGAACAGCTCGGCGACCTCGTCTTCGTCGAGTTGCCGAAGGTCGGCGCGAAGCTCACCAAGGGCGAGGCGGCCGCCGTGGTCGAGTCCGTCAAGGCGGCCTCCGACGTCTACGCCCCGCTCTCCGGCGAGGTCACCGAGGTCAACGAGGCGGCGGTCTCCGATCCGGCTTCGGTCGGTGCCGACCCGCAGGGCGGCGGCTGGCTCTACCGGCTCAAGCTCGACGATCCGTCGGCCATGGACGGGCTGATGGACGAGGCCGCCTACGCGGAGTTCGCGAAGTAG
- the gcvT gene encoding glycine cleavage system aminomethyltransferase GcvT: MSLQAAGAVSPAAPLSADPLAQTPLHALHLRLGAKMVPFAGYAMPVQYPAGLLKEHLHTRAAAGFFDVSHMGQIALTPRSGDVAEAARALEALVPIDILGLGIGRQRYGFLTDEAGGILDDLMVARLADRLHVVVNAANKAADLARIRAHLPDGIEATLLPDALIALQGPKAADVLARLTPDIAAMRFMDVRAVEILGAPCLVSRSGYTGEDGFEIAVPAEQAEAVAEALLAAPEVMPVGLGARDSLRLEAGLPLHGADIDAGTSPIEASLAWAISPARRRGGARAGGFPGADRILAEMEAGPARRRVGLSPEGRAPVRAHAPLFAAESGGDSIGRVTSGGFGPSVGAPVAMVILPAALAAPGTRVFAELRGQRLPLVVAPLPFVPAGFKRG, translated from the coding sequence ATGAGCCTGCAAGCCGCCGGGGCCGTGAGCCCTGCAGCCCCCCTTTCCGCTGACCCCCTCGCGCAGACGCCGCTGCACGCGCTCCATTTGCGTCTCGGCGCCAAGATGGTGCCGTTCGCGGGCTACGCGATGCCGGTGCAGTACCCCGCCGGGCTGCTCAAGGAGCACCTGCATACGCGGGCGGCCGCCGGTTTTTTCGACGTCTCGCATATGGGCCAGATCGCGCTGACGCCCCGCTCGGGCGATGTCGCGGAGGCGGCCCGCGCCCTCGAAGCACTGGTCCCGATCGACATCCTCGGGCTCGGCATCGGGCGCCAGCGCTACGGTTTCCTGACGGACGAGGCTGGCGGCATCCTCGACGACTTGATGGTCGCGCGCTTGGCCGATCGGCTGCACGTCGTCGTCAACGCCGCCAACAAGGCGGCCGATCTCGCCCGGATCCGGGCGCACCTGCCCGACGGCATCGAGGCGACGCTGCTGCCGGATGCGCTGATCGCGCTCCAGGGGCCGAAGGCGGCGGACGTGCTCGCCCGCCTCACCCCCGACATCGCGGCGATGCGGTTCATGGACGTGCGCGCGGTCGAGATCCTCGGCGCACCCTGTCTCGTCAGCCGCTCCGGCTATACCGGCGAGGACGGGTTCGAGATCGCCGTGCCGGCCGAGCAAGCCGAGGCGGTGGCCGAGGCGTTGCTCGCCGCGCCCGAGGTCATGCCGGTGGGCCTCGGTGCCCGCGATTCCCTGCGTCTCGAAGCCGGTCTCCCTCTCCACGGTGCCGATATCGACGCTGGCACCAGCCCGATCGAGGCCAGTCTCGCTTGGGCGATCTCCCCCGCCCGCCGCCGCGGCGGCGCCCGCGCGGGCGGCTTTCCCGGCGCGGACCGCATCCTGGCGGAGATGGAGGCGGGCCCTGCCCGCCGCCGCGTCGGCCTGAGCCCGGAAGGCCGCGCGCCGGTGCGGGCGCATGCGCCGCTTTTTGCCGCGGAGTCCGGCGGCGATTCGATCGGCCGCGTCACTTCGGGCGGCTTCGGGCCGAGCGTCGGCGCGCCCGTCGCCATGGTCATCCTGCCGGCGGCGCTCGCCGCCCCCGGCACCCGTGTGTTCGCGGAACTGCGCGGCCAGCGGCTGCCGCTCGTCGTCGCCCCGCTTCCCTTCGTCCCGGCCGGCTTCAAGCGCGGCTGA